The stretch of DNA cgacccaggtcacattttgtcggcctgtgtaactttttaatgagtccttcgaataaaaacatttgttcCATGTTTTGGTTGGAATTActaaacaaatgaaaatactTCAAAcccaatttgaaaaatatgattatttttcggtttgaaatcatttttgatcctgttaaatttaagttttttttgtattttacagtttttttaatttacccaTTTTACACCTTATAATTTTAGACCCAAACTAATGCTTTTCCCAGTTCCTCACTAATATGCATTATTCTCATTTAAGCCGCGAGGAGATTGAGCTGCGCAGAAAGTCCTGTCGACGGCCAACTTCCCTGTCCAGGATTATAACGCCCTCGTCGCTATTTAAATGATAATGACAAAAGTGTGGAGAGTGCAAAGGAAAAAAATCATATGAATTTCAATTAAGTAGTCAACAACCGGGTCCGGAAGCTGGGCCCTGATGCTCCGGCCAAGTGCACAGCGATAATAATAACGGCGAgtggaaataattaattttccaaacCAGTGAGTCAACGCTAATTAAGCTTAATTTTTGGTGTTGCATAACTAATTAAGGTGGGAACAGTCGGCGGCAGCAGGCGCAATTTACAAGGAAGCTCCATTGTACAATATTATGCAACAATGTTACACTTTAATTCTATTTGTCTGCGGGTGGACAATCTATAATTGGAAAGTATGCTCACGCTTATCTCTGGACTATTTGAATATGGAATTCAATTTAATGTCGCCCGAGCGTAGGAATATGCAAATCTTTTCCCTGGCACCGCACCGACACACTCACAGATTCAGCTCGAATGTTTGCCTTTTGGCTTTGAGCAAGGTGAACCGAAGGGTCGACAAACACACAGGCAGCCCGAAAACCAAATTGGAAATTTGGTTATTTCTCGCCTTTGCGCTTGACCTGGCCGAAAGGCCGAAGTCCAGAACCACGACAAACTTTGTCTCCAACAACCTGGccaacatacacacacacagctgcAATCGGGGGTGGCTAACTTTGCCCGATGTCCGGCTTGGGTTTCCtcgttataaaatatttgcccaAGTTGAATAGTTCAaagtatttgatttaaaattaacatttgtCTTTGCGCACTCGCTCGGAATTATGCAATGTGTTCAGAGATAAGCAGAGTTgcaatgaaattgaaattattattatttgcacAGGATTTCTCACACCCTCAGTTCAGCTACTATTATTGTTAAATGTTTGCAGATTTATCTGATGGTTTTCCTTACCCCAGAACCAACAATGGTAAAGCTTGGATAAACATTCAAAGTTATTccaaagaataaataaataaaaccaacaattattcatatatttttaagatttactAACACAAAGTTTCAAATAGAACCATTTaaccattttataaattatccATGCAAtttagttataaataaaacacgctgggaaattgtttttaattttagatattttttattaaaatgtttttatctcACTTTATTATAACTAAACGCTTAAAAACTAAAGATTTTTGCAAATTACCTTAAGTACATATAGTCTGAAGAGAGTGCATGAcactaaaaaccaaatacttcCTACTAAATTGTTCTGTGGGCAAGATGGAAATGGGGTTTATGAAACTTATACACTTGATTTAGAGGTACACACACATAATACATATTAATGAACATTCGTTAGATATCGTGTACTATATAAGCTATGGACCGATTCGAGTTAATTATGTCGATGCACATTAGGCGAGTATTGCTTGTGATTGAGGTTTATCTAAGGATAGCTTCCGTAAGTTTAGAATTGTATTCGATTTAGGGCTGATTCATATATCCGTTTCGTATGCATGCATGTGTACAATCTCAATTTATGTGTCGTTATAGTACATTTATATGGGGCTCATGGCGATTATGTAGTTAGGctgttaataaatttatcaaaactTAACATCACATTGCTTCTTCGATTACATTTAGGTCGCCATACTTATAAGGAAGCCTTGAAAGTTCAAAGTTAggttatattatttatatatatgctGTTATACTGAAACTGATCCAAGTCTAGATTCAAATAACGATATGAATGTGCGATTCTGCGGCAGTTTAATATGTATCTCCATGTTCAATTATAGTAACTAACTATGGGTGTGGTGTATTTATAGTATTATATGTGATTCGATTTAAGTGGATGAAATGCACCTTATTGGGTGGAGCTGTGTCATGCGATAATACCCTAATGTCTAAGTCTAAGTCGATGAACGCATTGTAAATGCCTCGTTAAATGCATAATCCTTTAGGAAGAGTTTTCTGTTCATTGCTGAAGAAAGTATGTCTATGATGATGCCGGTGATAATAGTGATTATAATGATTCTCCTTTTTGGGTTCCGTATTCTGCGCTGGCATTATCCTCCTCGCATTCGATTTACTAAAACTGATTGGACGATGACGGCATGTTGAGGGCGAAACTCTGTTCGTGATATCAGACATTGGGCTTGCGGAAGATCTCATTCGGATGCTGATTGCTGCTAAAGTTCTGCCGTGTCGAGCATTgctgtaagcgaaaaaaagagGACATAAGGCACAAACAATTAGTAAATATAACATACATATAGGCCCCAAAGtgattgcattttaattacatttccaTTGCATCTCCCACCCAGGTGGGCAATTACCTTGCATTTGGGTCACACCGCAGGTGGGGCGCCGGGATAATGACAACTTAACTACCTTACAccagttttattattattttccctttGATTTGACGTTGCGGTGTCAGTTTGGACAGCCGCCCGGCTTGAAGgctattaaaataattgccAGTAAAATCGTTTATTATGGTGTGTGTCTGCCCTCGGCCCACCAGAAGCACCACCAACCTCGTTTCACCACAAACCCACCCCCGGGGGCATTGGTCCTCATTATCACTTACCGCTTGCTTCTTTTCCCAGGACTTCATTGCTGTCTTGTACTTCTCGAACTCGTGGCACCAGTCCGAGTAGATTTTCTGATAGTCATTACTCTTGTTCGGCGGAGTGCACCTTTAAAGAAAACATTGTTTGGAAACGATTATTATCGGGGTGTAATTGAATGGCgctatgttttttatagctcAAGATAAGCGAcacgaatattttattttttttttaggatttGAATTAATGTTCTTTCTTAGCTTACCTGTGGGCATCCACCGTGATGTTGTAGCTGCACAAAAGCGAACCTCCCAAATGGCAATCGTATCGACCGCCATCAGCTTCGTTCACCGAAACCACAACCAGGCCACGTTCAGTGGTTTCAATGTATTTGGTCGGCGAGTATCGAATCTCGTAGCTATGAAGGATATCCATACGATGAGGCTAACTGTCAATCAAACCAAACAAATTCCACTCACCGTCCCTTGTCCTTGGAGTGATGATACCAGGTCACCTGCTCGTTCTTCAGCACTTCGGGGATTTTGACAAAGCAACCCAGATGAACACTCTGGCCATAGGTCACCACAATCTTCTTTTTGAGCACACTCGAATCGCATATGTCACTCGTCTCGTTGGCCACATCCTGCAAGGGGTAAAGGGAAGTACGATAAAATCGGTTTtatctttgattttaatttaagtgatatgtgcaaacctattctattgataacaacaAGCTTTAAGTCAACCTACCTGCAGTAAATCCAGCTCGTATGGCCGGCACGTATTGGCCTCCTTGTCCCAGCCGCAGTAGGGATCACGGACGCAGCGGAAGCAGTTGTCGTAACGGCGATTGCACATGGCCAGGTCGATTTGCTTGATGCGATGATCGGTGCCAATGTAGAGGCTCTTACGTGTCTGGCTGATTTCCATCACTTGGATGGCCTCGTTTGGTGCCACCTCGAAGATATCCAGCAGCTTGGACAGCGACTCTCCGTTGCGGTAGTATTGCACGATTTTGTAAATGCGACCCAAATTGGTGCCCACATAGTACACAATGTATTCCTGATTGAGGATGTCAATGCGGATTCTGAAAAAATGGGTTAAACACGCATATAAGTAACCTTGAATAaaccttttacttttaaagctGATTATGGCATTTACCATTGAGCCTTTTAATTTGTGAACTCAGAAAGGTTGAACTTAAATGCTTTCATTtgtaattcattttaaataagccTGGAAGTTGCAGCTGCTTTCTTTCACCTTTTCTTTTAAtgcttatatattttaatgtgaGCTTTAAAGTTAGTgtataaatcaatttaataaaaaatagcatttgaaattttatagTAGATAAATTCTATACCTGTCACATTCCATTTTAATGAGGCCTCAAATCTGAATGACTtctatagaattttttttgtcgaagaatttttcaataaaCTAATTCTAATGCACACATACATCACAAAATTCCTCGAATTTTTACGTTTGCTAATATCCAAAATGTTTACTTTCataacgaaatatttttttttttaagaaatttaatccCTGCCACATTCCATTTTAATAAGGCTTCAAATCTTGATGACttgtaaagaatttttttgtcgAAGAACttctgtaaaaaataaactaattcaAATGCACACATTCATCACAAAATTCCCCgaatttttccttttgctaCTTTTACCAAAATCCGAAAGGATTAAGCTGGTAAAATAAACAGCCAAACACCTGCAAAtagaaatgaaatatttgGTTGCAACTCACTTGTCAACGACGAGCTTGGTGAAGACCAAATCCCTCTTATAATAGACTGGATTGTTGTGCTCGTGATTTACGGCTTTGTCCATAAGTGGATGGGATCTGATGAAATTCAGGACGGTATCGGGAAGGTTTGACGTATCGTTGACACATGTACCCGGCCGTGGTTCCGGGACCCGGGAGTTAAGCACCGGCAGCCATGCGGAATTCGATGAAGATTGCTCCTTGAATTTACCTGTGCGCGCCGGATAAAGAGTAAAAGAGCGCAAAACAATTGTTCATATGAGATTGGAGGGAACGGAAAAAAGTTTATCAAGCTCCGAGTGCTGAGCTGCAATTGAAGACTTAAATCTACGACCGAAGGTGTCAGCTGGCACTCCTCTAAGCCTTCAGCCGGTGGAGAATAAAGCGACCCACCATGTGTGTGGCCATAATCCATTCAAATGGATTTTCTAATGCGATTTATGTTGCGCACGGCAACGAATCGAACGGAACTGAACTGAAATTACAAAACACTCAAACACACAGTGGTGCAGTGGGCCCCGAATGGATGAAACAACTGTATAGATGGCAAATAAAATTTGCCAATAAGTTGCATACGCCATTTCCATTCTCGTTTCCAATTTCAAGTCAGTGCCACCATCCAATCCACTTGGGGGACAATGGACAAGCGGAGAAAATTGCATGTCAACGCGATGTGCGGATCGCCCCGAAAGGCGGCAACGGGCTTACCATTGAAGGCAGCCTGAATCTCGTTAATGTGGAAACTGCATACGGCAGATCCAATCAGGCCATTAGTGCTCGTCGTGAATGTGGCGAAGAATCTGCTCTTATCGGAGGGCAGTTGGTAGACCGATTGGATCTCGTTGAAGTAGAACGGGAATTCGCCGGAGATGCTGCAGTTGAGCCGGGCCTTCAGATAGGTTGCCCAGTTGTGGGCCAGCAGGTTCTTTCCACCCACATCCTTTTTGCAAACGCGGGCGATGCGAGAATAGACGGCCTTTCCGCAATTGATGTATTCCACGGCGGTTTCACGGAAGAAGAAGTACACGTACTCCCCGATGTCGAAGGATCCAACAAAGTTTGgttctgaaaaataagagaaatAGGGGACAAAGTTAGTATTAAGGTGTATGACACAGATGGAAAGATAACAGATAAATTATTGGTGTATTTTGTAGTACAAGCACACACAAAATATGCACTTCGACAAAAATGCACGTAAAACCGATATGGCCATGGTAAATCTCTCTCTCGGAAAATCGAAATAGAGCTAATTAGCGCTTAATGTTACATGAGTGGGAGGGAGAAAGACATATTTGAAATTCGAACATATCAAATCGAAATTGATATTACGTAAAATCGACTATAGTTtcgtattaattttttttgagagTAAAAATACCAAGTATGTTAATATGGCtaagaattaataaatttttttgaaaacttcgTAGCTGTATAATggatgattttattttatacttacTGTCCAACCACTTGGAGTCGTACTTCAGGGTCCTCTTGAATTTATATTCCAGACGTTTGGCCGAAGTATTATAGAGATCAGTGCGGAAAATAACCGTGTCCGCCTTGGTGAACTCCGCATTGGTGCCGGAGTACTGGGTGGGGAGAAGCGATTTACAGCCTCAGTTAGAAGGGTCCGAGAAAGTTTTAGTTTATGCGAGCAATTTGCTTACCAGGCCGGGCAAACCTCCGGGATTGCCGTTCTCCACATAAATCGCCGTCGAGTTGTCGAGGGGATCGTAGGGGCACTTGGCAATGCCCAGGCCCACGCCAATCACATATTCCGAGCGCGGCAGGTGGGTGAGATTGGCCTGCAGGTGGAAGTAAAGGGTGGATAAGTGAAATGTGAGGCATAAAGGATTCGCCTGCGAGTGTTTGACTTTAGTTTAGCTGCCTTATCTATGAACAGATGTCAAAGACTGAGTGAGCAACTGTTGATTGCCATCTAAAGTCAACCTTCTTTTCATGACAAGATGAATGGAAGATGGCAAATGTCATATGGCTTCCCAATCTCACCAATCTGCGACTTACATAGATAACATAATCCTTgggattgtgggcgttggTGCCGCACACATAGAGCCTATCGCCCTGCTCCATTGACTGGATGACACGCACATGGTTCTTGCAGTCGAAGATctgcaaaaagaaaattcataTCGATTAGGGAGAGACATACATAAACACACAAAAGGATGACAATGTTGCGGGGATGTTTTCCCAATTTATTGTTACGGAAACACGGCATCAGCTGGCTTGTCCCCCAAACGCAGCGATATCGAAATAGTTTCGAGTGTGTGCTCCGTAATGCTGCAGCGAATTTGTGGCAGAAATGTGCACAAATTGCAATAGCACGCGTCGCTGCCGAAGCTAAATCAATTGGCAACAATGCAACGAAACGCTGCAAAAATTACTACCAGCGCCAGTGGCACACAAGCAGCTTTATGATGACTTAAGCAGGATGCCCATGTGGCCCCATGTTGCtcgagtgtgtgcgtgtgctacATGCAACAtgctgctgccactgctgctgctgctcctgccacGAATAACTTGAAATTGATTTCGAATGAAAGGATTTGCTGTCACATTATATACGAGTTGCAACAGAAGCGTCTGCCACATTGCCAGGCGATGGGATTTCCTCGGCTTTAAACTGCAATCGAGTTACTGAAATACCTCCGCCGGGATGTGATTTATTTGTGAGTATATATGACACTCATATTATGAGTGTACAGAAAGTACAGAGCGCACAAGAATttgatgaaaatataaaacaattgtGGTTTTCGAATTTAAGGGAATTCTTATGAATTGGGGgtaaaaaggaatttttatgTGTAacatattcatataaaatgtgtatctgtatttttcataatttattcaaattgtaataatttaaggaagaaatttttaaaattttccctACTCACCTGACTTTTTCCCTTGGAAACACAGCTAACCACATCATCTCGTGTGGGCTCCAAGTTGATCACATCGCGCTGTAACGAAAAGTAAACCAAAGATAAATTAGCTAAATATATAGGAGCCAAATCGAATCCAGTTCACCTGGCCCAACTATGGCAGCCATTAACCATTAGGTTAAAAGCACACGTGCCGTGTGGCTTCTATCAattcaaaaattcaatttactcaaaaaagctgaaatacaaaaattgtatattgcAAATGTTGAGGGGGCGGCTGCTGCGTCTGCCGCATGCGGCATAAACTACAACTAGCAGTCGTCCGTGGCACCTTCAGAATGCTTTcaactaaatttatttataaatcacGTAATGTTACCCAGGCACACACGAAATATTTTCACGCACCAACCTCCATTGCCGCCGTCGCAACACCCACCCACCCAGTAACCACCTAACCACCCAACCAACCACCCATCCGCCCACTTGGGAGGCAGGCAGTCGCAGCAGAGCGTTCATATAAAACCAAAATCATGTATTATTTAGTTGAATTTGCATTTGGCGCATAAAGCAGCGGGAGCAGTGTGCTGAGGAGCCAGGAAACCGGAGGAGGAACAGGTGCAGGAGTTGGAGGAGAAGGAGGCACACGGATTCACTGGGCCGAAATGGGTAGGCCATATCGCGAATATCTTCTACAAATGAAAAACTATgccttaaaaaattataaaactttgGAATACATAGAAACGATGATAGAGATTTGAACTCTTTCCCTCTATTCGAAAAACGtaacttataaattataagttataatacattttaaccaAACTATATTGTTTAGAACAAAGTTCCCATTAactttatagatttttattcTCATGTTATTATGCATTAGTACCTTCCGCTACTTAAATCTCAAGATTTCATTATCTTTAGTGGGATCTTAACTTTTCTCCAGTGTAACTCCCTGTGTATAGGCCAGAACCAAATGATGCCCACGGCGAATGTATTCGCACTTAACcgcataaaatatattgacGTATCCTGGCTGGCTTGCGAGCACGCTACAAGGAAATATAACCTCTTAGACTTTTACGATTCGGCTCGGAGATGCGTTGTAGGGCTTGGGATATTACGAAATGCTATGGAATGGAATAGAGGACGGGCGGTGGTACCAAGTCAGGTGTGCGGCGCTCATAAAACAAACTTTTGCAAGTCATAAATTCATAAACAGCCCAAGACGAAGACCGAGCTCAAGCCCAAGACACGGGGTAGCACTTCCTGTAATCGAATTGCCTGGCAAATGTTGTGGCAAGTTCGCGTATGTGGCCCAAAATATCTGTATATATCTGGGCAACGCATAAACCTGAGCCTGCAGAACCGAACCAGTTCGGGGAATACGCCAGGAACATAATGCCCGGACAAGAGAGTGcatattaaatatgttttttggcCCTTTTTTTGTGCAGAAGGTTGATTTTTGGGGCGGGGTGGGACCTGTGGGTtaactaaaataaacattttttcctgctgctgcgCCGGGGGAATCGAAGATTTGTGGCTGTCGACGTCGTTGTTGCCATTTGAAGTGCGCCTAAAAGGCTGCTAAGCCGGTGTATTGTGCTGACAACGTTTAGATGGCGCTTTATGGCCACAAAAAGCGGCAAGAAGCTTAGCGGCCATTTGGAAACTATGGCAAACACATACACAACAGTCCCCACACCGCCAACGTGGCGTATaatgaatttttaacaatatgccacagagcagcaacagcaacagccgcAAAGCAAAGTTGTTTAGCCCGAAAAGCTTTTCACGATTTTTTCCCTTATTGCTGTCAGTTAGATTTGTGGCCCGACCCTGGACAATCTGCCCCCTGCTCCTTTTGGCGACCTTTGGCGACGAAAGGACTTAGCCTAAAAGCGTGCTCTAGGATTATCATATTTGAGGCATTTAGTATAATCAGAGGCGAAGTCATGGCAGCGGTACTTACATTACAATTGGACGAGGAGATGTTCTGCAGGTTCACACGGAATACGCGATCCctggaaaaatgaaaatacatataaatattttattgcgtAATAGAATCATAAATATAGCAAATGAGATATGAAggaaatattggttttaagtttattatattatataatttttttatgttttgatCCCAacgaatttaaaatcaattgtaaatgtgaaaaataggtgtctaaaagtatgcagtcaATAAGGAATAGTCGACTTTCTGAATGAGTTCATCACACCTTtgagttaaaaatatattgttgcatactttaagACACTTATTTTAATATCTTAAAGTGATTTCAAAAACCCAGTGATTTCTGTGGTACTGACTTATTTTTTTAGGACGTTCCCTTTCTTCCGTTcgtaatttttcttttaacaaTTTGTATAGTTTTGTACTTACATAGCTCCCACATAAAGCGTATCCCGATCCTCGTTCATATGGAATGTGCGATAGTAAAGCTTTCCGCAGTTAAATTCCCTCACATGATCTgtaaaaatgcagaaaaaggAAATGATTTTGTTAAGTAAACTCAATATTTGTTCAAGAAATTTTCCCTAAGTGAAGCGAGTTGCAGACGCCGGACGCAGCGTCTAGATAGTGTCAACAAAGTTTTCATTCCCGACCAGAACGTCGGACAGTTGTGGCCACAGAAAAACAGGAGCAGGAAGTGCGGATGGGGGGCCAAAGATACAGATAGATATCCCATTTCAATCAAACTACATTTTCGTGAACAAGAAGAGAGCTGGAAAATTGTCttgtttatttacattaaAGTTTTTTCCGTAGCAAAGCATAAAATAAGCAGGGTTTAGGTCACAAAATTCCCATCCAAAACTGCCGACAAACAAGACTCATTAATTATAAGTATTGTATTATGTTAATTTGTGCGACGTCGCTTTGTCTGCAAATTGTTTGCCCATCGGGATGATGTGTACACTCTGTACATGTGTGTGGCTATGTGGTTATCGCTAAATGCTGAACACACAATTCtttaattaaactaatttgtaTTTGCCCGCCTGTCACTCATCGCTACTTCAATATCATCAGCAATTAATTTTGCCGCCAAGGAGCTGGATGGGAACTATGAGATGGGAGTGGGCGGACGGCAGAGAACGGGAAGCTGTGGCAGCCAAAAGTGTCAAATGTCGTTCAAGTAATATGGATGACCGAGGCATTATCCCCCTCAGCAGACGCCGGACAATGGCCGAAAGTATGACAGAGGTCAGCAAGGGAGCAAACAAAGGGCAGGACCCCAGAACTCACGCTCAAACTCAAACTGAAACCCAACCGAACCAAACAGGACCCAAACTGGCATCCGATTTATGCTTCATGCTCAACAATGGAATATGTAAATACGGAAAGGAAACCCAAGACCACCCCACCGGCAggaatgtagctatttttgaTTTCCGATTTcgagtgaatattttttggccaagagcAACGGCAACGGCAGAAGGGAAAGGGGAAAAACAACGAGCAACCTATTGGCCAACTACAATAGAAGTGCGCACATATACGCTCACTCGTATGCTTGTTTGCATGCACAATTCGGATAGAATGTCCTTGCCAAACAGGAAGTCGACTTGTGTAcgcttgaaatgcttttgtacatatttttattgtgaATGCCTGTCGAACTTTCCTGCTTTTTCTTCGTGTTTTTCCCTTTGCCTctgcctttttatttttttacagcTCTTCCAGAGTTTTATTCTCGCAACTTAAATGTGGCGAAGCATGCTCTTTAAGCCGGCAAACGaagcaaaaattaaactaataaataatttgcatttacgCAACTTAATTGACCTCATGGAGTGGCGAGCTCTGTAGTATACATATATCGTATTTGTCCTTCGAGCCAGAAAACTATAAATGTTTCATGAAGTCTGCGGAAATGGTTAAATCTCTCCGGCGCACAGCGATTTGCGAAATTGTTTATGGGGGCCAATTGTCATCGGCAGCCAGTAAAAACATATTGCCACGATTTCATGACTGGATTAAGCCAATAAAAATATGGCAAATATTAACATAAAATTGATGGCACTAAAGAACGTGAACTCTAGCGAATCGAGGTTATCCAATCGGTTTGCGGCACTTTATGTGATGGAGTGAAAAAAGGCTTTGAAGTTGTTGGCTTAAgccaattgtatttttattggtttgAAAAAAGGTTATTTAAAGATGGATATGTCTTACTATTTGAACAAAAGTaggatttaatttatttcgttGGTTTGAAATAGATCAAACTtgtattttagtttatttttaatttacaaacacaaaattgatatattattaaaaaaataccaaaagtttatacaaatatatttcgtTGGatcgctttaaaaaaaatttcttgccTTTTGGGATTCATCCATGTCCCCGACtaccctttaaaaatccaaTCGAAGTCCTCCACCCAAATGCGCCTCTAAAGTTTACCCAAAGGCAACTCTTAAAATcctttcaaaatttgacatttaagATGTGaactttatttgcttttaatcCAAGtccaatcaaaatcaaattgcatttacgAGCTGCCTTTGAGTAACgtaaagaaaaaaacgaaacaaacgccaaattttatattcctttttttttggcttggcAATTTTCTTTCGGGATTTTCACTGGGTGGAGTAGGAGAGTGCTTATGTGTATGAGCATTTATGACTCCGCCATATAtgtcaataatttttatgctCTTCATAAATATGCGTTTGGCTTTTACGACCAACCCCACGTGGCAAAACGGAGCGAAAAGAGCCGAGATGAGGCAGTCAAA from Drosophila takahashii strain IR98-3 E-12201 chromosome 2R, DtakHiC1v2, whole genome shotgun sequence encodes:
- the Sema2a gene encoding semaphorin-2A isoform X2, whose translation is MSWAQWLLLGSCLMLISQAQAVTEELSPDHVREFNCGKLYYRTFHMNEDRDTLYVGAMDRVFRVNLQNISSSNCNRDVINLEPTRDDVVSCVSKGKSQIFDCKNHVRVIQSMEQGDRLYVCGTNAHNPKDYVIYANLTHLPRSEYVIGVGLGIAKCPYDPLDNSTAIYVENGNPGGLPGLYSGTNAEFTKADTVIFRTDLYNTSAKRLEYKFKRTLKYDSKWLDKPNFVGSFDIGEYVYFFFRETAVEYINCGKAVYSRIARVCKKDVGGKNLLAHNWATYLKARLNCSISGEFPFYFNEIQSVYQLPSDKSRFFATFTTSTNGLIGSAVCSFHINEIQAAFNGKFKEQSSSNSAWLPVLNSRVPEPRPGTCVNDTSNLPDTVLNFIRSHPLMDKAVNHEHNNPVYYKRDLVFTKLVVDKIRIDILNQEYIVYYVGTNLGRIYKIVQYYRNGESLSKLLDIFEVAPNEAIQVMEISQTRKSLYIGTDHRIKQIDLAMCNRRYDNCFRCVRDPYCGWDKEANTCRPYELDLLQDVANETSDICDSSVLKKKIVVTYGQSVHLGCFVKIPEVLKNEQVTWYHHSKDKGRYEIRYSPTKYIETTERGLVVVSVNEADGGRYDCHLGGSLLCSYNITVDAHRCTPPNKSNDYQKIYSDWCHEFEKYKTAMKSWEKKQAQCSTRQNFSSNQHPNEIFRKPNV
- the Sema2a gene encoding semaphorin-2A isoform X1 — encoded protein: MPLLQLSPLLALLLLLSCSVSETAADYENTWNFYYERPCCTGNDQGNNNYGKHGADHVREFNCGKLYYRTFHMNEDRDTLYVGAMDRVFRVNLQNISSSNCNRDVINLEPTRDDVVSCVSKGKSQIFDCKNHVRVIQSMEQGDRLYVCGTNAHNPKDYVIYANLTHLPRSEYVIGVGLGIAKCPYDPLDNSTAIYVENGNPGGLPGLYSGTNAEFTKADTVIFRTDLYNTSAKRLEYKFKRTLKYDSKWLDKPNFVGSFDIGEYVYFFFRETAVEYINCGKAVYSRIARVCKKDVGGKNLLAHNWATYLKARLNCSISGEFPFYFNEIQSVYQLPSDKSRFFATFTTSTNGLIGSAVCSFHINEIQAAFNGKFKEQSSSNSAWLPVLNSRVPEPRPGTCVNDTSNLPDTVLNFIRSHPLMDKAVNHEHNNPVYYKRDLVFTKLVVDKIRIDILNQEYIVYYVGTNLGRIYKIVQYYRNGESLSKLLDIFEVAPNEAIQVMEISQTRKSLYIGTDHRIKQIDLAMCNRRYDNCFRCVRDPYCGWDKEANTCRPYELDLLQDVANETSDICDSSVLKKKIVVTYGQSVHLGCFVKIPEVLKNEQVTWYHHSKDKGRYEIRYSPTKYIETTERGLVVVSVNEADGGRYDCHLGGSLLCSYNITVDAHRCTPPNKSNDYQKIYSDWCHEFEKYKTAMKSWEKKQAQCSTRQNFSSNQHPNEIFRKPNV